The Streptomyces sp. NBC_00102 genome segment GCGGGGCTGGTGCTCGGTCTCTTCGTCGTCTACTCCCTGTGGTGGACCAACGTGGTCGCCGACCACGAGGCCGACAAGCAGAGCCACGCCGTCCGCGACGGCTGGAAGGCGGACGGCGGACCGGGCGCGCTGAACACCGAGGGAGGCATCGGATTCCTGCACGTGCCCGCCATGAAGAACGGCGAGGTGCTGGTCAGGAAGGGCACCGCGACCTCGGTCCTCAACGACGGCGTCGCCGGCTACTACACCGATCCCCTCCCGGCGGCGCTGCCGTCGGAGGACCCGGGGAACTTCACGCTCGCCGCCCACCGGGACGGTCACGGGGCGAAGTTCCACAACATCGACAAGCTGCGCAAGGGCGACGCGATCGTCTTCGAGACCCAGGACACCTGGTACGTCTACAAGGTCTTCAAGACGCTCCCGGAGACCACGAAGTACAACGTGGACGTGCTCCAGCAGGTGCCGAAGGAGGCCGGGGTGACCAAGCCCGGCCACTACATCACCCTGACCACCTGCA includes the following:
- a CDS encoding class E sortase, producing the protein MATRTEYETRADGPAPSPGTEPVRRHRVAAAVSVFGELLITAGLVLGLFVVYSLWWTNVVADHEADKQSHAVRDGWKADGGPGALNTEGGIGFLHVPAMKNGEVLVRKGTATSVLNDGVAGYYTDPLPAALPSEDPGNFTLAAHRDGHGAKFHNIDKLRKGDAIVFETQDTWYVYKVFKTLPETTKYNVDVLQQVPKEAGVTKPGHYITLTTCTPVYTSKYRYIVWGELERTEKVDSDRTPPAELR